From Arachis hypogaea cultivar Tifrunner chromosome 3, arahy.Tifrunner.gnm2.J5K5, whole genome shotgun sequence:
TTTATATCTCATGTTCAAGGCTCATGCCATTTTCTCTGTCAGGTATGAATCTCTTTCTCTAAGAAAACTTGTTTATGATGGGTCATTGTTATGtaccatttttttttattgttttattttgatGGGAATTCCCTTGTCCTCGTTTTCATGATTTGTCATTATTATTAATATCTAGAATTCTAGGGCCcaactatttattatatataaacttTAAATTTAGGGATCTGAAATTTTTTGGTTATGTAATGATGGTTATCATTTAAGGTTCATGAGAATGAAACAATGCACTTGATTATATAGGCTTAATGCGAAAGATAATTTCAGATTTCAGAGGAAATAGATGCTGTAGAGATCGAGGAAACAACCTTTAAGCATTTTTTGCTACAAAATCAATAAATACTACTAATGAGAGATCAGATTTacacaaatataaatatgatTAATTGATAACTTCTAATTATGAGTTAAATGTTTTTTATATATTGTGAGATTCGTCATACATCTTTTCATGCTTTGAAATCGTATTAAAATTCAGATTGCGAAAGTTTGGGTGGAGTCTCTGGTATACCAATCAGGGAACAATGGCCCCTAAATTTcaacattatttttttataaattatatataaattttggtttaatctttcttaaaatatttattttaatatttcagtattataaaattaattttattttatgacttCTCCTCAAATTTTAATCTAAGTCTTTTTTTAGAGTGAGCCTAGATTAATCCTAAAAACTAGCTCAACGGATCCGATGAGGAATATCTCATACTtgtataattatctaaaaaatttaTTCCTGAGAGATATAAGACTTATAATAGTTAGCAGTAGTATAGCATGTTAGTGTTATTTAAAGACTTGTTAttctaatttaataatattttttagctTGTTTCATCTCATGATGCAAATGATGACTCAATCTCAGGTATCTTTTACATGCAGTGCAAGATCTGATGAGACTATTCCAGTCTAGAATCATCGGATCCACCGAAGTCATCAATCAATCTTGGAGACGTTCTttgattgataaaaaaaatggaaGGTGAGCAGCACCAAAGATCAAAACTGAATAAAACTAAGCAGATTGTGAGGCTAAGGGGAATGCTTCGTAGGTGGCACAGTTTCTCATCCTCATCCTCAACCTCAATCTCATCATCACCAAACATTTCAAGTAGCCCCAATTACAACATGATTGACAATTCTGATTACCAAGAACCCACAACTGATGATGATCCAACCTCAAAGAGTAGAGCACCGTGTAATTGTAACTTGGATGAAGAGGATCACAAATGCGAGAGCCCCGAGCCCCCTCCCGATGTTCCGAAAGGGTACTTGGCAGTTTATGTTGGGAGTGAGCTTCGGAGATTCATCATTCCAACTAGCTACCTTACTCATTCTCTCTTCAAGTTATTGCTTGAGAAGGCTGAAGATGAGTTTGGATTTAACCATAATGGTGCTCTCACTATTCCTTGTGAGACTGAGACCTTCAAGTATCTCCTCAGATGCATAGAGACCAACTACGACACCCATCAAGGTAGCTCCTGTAAGTTGATTCTCTTTCTCATCTTTTATGTATGCTCTGCTTCGCAACAACAATCTTATATcgttaacaaaatttattattttcatcaaTACGGTAAACGAGAATATTATCCATTAAAAAATGTATTCGCCTAAGATGATAGCTAATATTAATGTCCTTCATATTTTTGATTTCGTAATGATTGCTatttcacaatatatatatatatatatatatatatatatagaaaattattttttaattagctaACATTAACtaatttttgtgtttaaatttataatttaaaatttaaaatttatattttagaatCTAAAACTTAAAACAGTTAAAATGTTAAccagaaaaaataattatttaatattattttttgaaaaaaaataagtgaGATGTTTACCACaaaaattgtgttttttttttaattaaacataagacacacataaatcaatataatttatatttattatatagaaTCTGCTCAGATATTGACAAATAATACAACAACGTAAATAAACCCATCAATCATTATATTTTGGAAAAGACTCGTATACATATTCAAAGAATACATAAAATACAGAAGTATATTTAttatagaagagaaaaaaaaaagaaaaaagaaaaaacattcaCATGTTTGTTTTCTCTCATcctctttattctattttcaaCATGTATGCAAGCAATAAACCTATATTTTTCACCcctctataattttatatcaaaataaacagTAAGCTACTCAAGATTTCCGctgcattttcttttttattgttttattctgGAATCTTTGTTTAAGATTAGCATATGGTATTAATAGTTAAGGGTGTTATATGTGTTGGCTACCTGTGGGCCAAAAATCTGTTGACTGACTcatgtaaaaaataattacttattgCTATTTCAACAGTTTACTTTTGAATTATTGGATAACATTCACCGAGAATAATAATAAATTGGACCATATATTTTTTTTCCCCTTAATTTTTGCATGCCTGTATCTAGTTAATAGGATAAAACTTTGTTATTGTTGTACCCTTTGGATGTCTATTGAATTCACACTTTTTTTACCCTCTCAACAATAAAATTGTTTCTCTTATTTCTATCATTATTATAGTCCTTACTCCTGAGACCTTAGCATTGACATTGTGCTACAAAAACATACAtacgttttctttctttttctattttctaacGTAAATTATCTTTGGTGAAACTGCAGCTGGAAACATAGGAACTTCGGAAGCATAACTAGTGATTCTGATCTTCCTAGAAGTCCAGTCAAATCATAAGGCTCATTAGACTAGGTGTAAATCTCCTAGAAACTACATCATAACTACCCTTACAAGTTACAAGAACTTAACCTTGGTGGTGTGTAAATAAGAACTTTCATGTGTTTTTGTTCATATgattcttgcttttttttttttttaaatagcagCACTCTCTGTTGGCATATTCATACATATAACATTAATTAAAGTATTGGTTTAATTATTTCACATCTCAATTATGTCCGGAAAATATAAGGTAAAAGATGACAAAATGTTAATTGTGTTGTGATTTTAATATACGATTTAATTGTtatctttagaaaaatatttatctttGCGTTTAGTTTTTATAGTATTAATGAcaatattttttagaatataataaaacttataaattttttacttaataataataaaaaaattttactctcTTGAACAAGTGAagataaaaattacactttttatATAAACTTTAATTGTTAGTAATAGGAACGGatctatttatattataatgGGGCAAGTTCTTcactctaatttaaaatttttttgaataatacatatataataataatatttatttgttccCACTAAATTATTAGATTTGaccatatattaataattttttattcaacttttgaCACTTGatagtcaatttaaaaattttatattaaatgtgCATTATAATGATAAATTCTCAAATTTAAATGAGATTAGTGTTTAAAAatcaacttaaaaaaatattatctatccattggtatttttttaaattagttttaatttttttataacgatTACActaattgaataaatttttttaactatgaatatcatTAAGATTAAAGCTAATTGTATGAAAGgtggattttaaatatttttaaataattgtttaacaaaatacatatatatatatatatatatatatatatatatatataaaaacattttgattatattatcaataaaaaattattcaatctttttaaaacataaaatataaaaaataaattctaacttatatattattatttaattattatttaaattttttaatttgtaattaaatattttaaaaaataatcatattctataataacaaaatatatttataccaATAATTATGTTacctatatataaaaaataattatttatacaaaataaatttaaaatataaaatatatattaaaaataaattaattatatttatacataaatttataataaataatttaataattaattttttaaataaatataatatttttattataaaaataattatattatatatattttattttcactattaaaattttttgaattcgtCACTGATGAGTAAGAATAGATATTTATATTTGCATACAAAAGGCTTCAAATGTTCAAAGTAACACATACACATACAGGCCATTAATAATGTACGTGACTTGACCTTTCAATGTACGTGGCCTTTAAATGGTAG
This genomic window contains:
- the LOC112790601 gene encoding uncharacterized protein isoform X1; amino-acid sequence: MEGEQHQRSKLNKTKQIVRLRGMLRRWHSFSSSSSTSISSSPNISSSPNYNMIDNSDYQEPTTDDDPTSKSRAPCNCNLDEEDHKCESPEPPPDVPKGYLAVYVGSELRRFIIPTSYLTHSLFKLLLEKAEDEFGFNHNGALTIPCETETFKYLLRCIETNYDTHQGSSSGNIGTSEA
- the LOC112790601 gene encoding uncharacterized protein isoform X2, which translates into the protein MEGEQHQRSKLNKTKQIVRLRGMLRRWHSFSSSSSTSISSSPNISSSPNYNMIDNSDYQEPTTDDDPTSKSRAPCNCNLDEEDHKCESPEPPPDVPKGYLAVYVGSELRRFIIPTSYLTHSLFKLLLEKAEDEFGFNHNGALTIPCETETFKYLLRCIETNYDTHQAGNIGTSEA